Proteins from a genomic interval of Hippocampus zosterae strain Florida chromosome 14, ASM2543408v3, whole genome shotgun sequence:
- the tmx1 gene encoding thioredoxin-related transmembrane protein 1 isoform X2, translating to MGVNIAKVDVTEQPGLSGRFIITSLPTIYHCKDGVFRKYRGARTKDDFLSFVDEKKWSVVEPVCSWFAPSSFLMNSMSALFKLSMFIRRCHNYMTEQLGIPVWGSYVIFGLATLFSGLALGLLLVFIADFVFPSRRFSSDYYQKKQTGDQAWLLQQQQQQQQQEEEEEHEADGEEDDDDEEEEEEEEDDEAWRTRRPRRASPEGRPESKEQAVRKRAVPSRKEEEDEEEEEEEDT from the exons ATGGGGGTCAACATAGCCAAGGTGGACGTCACGGAGCAACCAG GTCTTAGTGGCAGATTCATCATTACGTCGCTTCCGACCATTTACCA TTGCAAAGATGGCGTCTTCCGCAAGTACCGGGGCGCACGCACCAAGGACGACTTCCTCAGCTTCGTGGACGAAAAGAAGTGGAGTGTGGTGGAGCCGGTCTGCTCATGGTTCGCACCCTCGTCTTTTCT AATGAATTCCATGTCTGCTCTCTTCAAGCTCTCCATGTTCATCCGG CGTTGCCATAACTACATGACGGAGCAACTgggcattcctgtgtggggcTCATACGTCATCTTCGGCCTGGCCACGCTCTTCTCCGGCCTCGCTCTGGGACTG CTGCTGGTGTTCATCGCCGACTTTGTTTTCCCGTCGCGACGATTCTCCTCGGACTACTATCAGA AGAAACAAACGGGGGACCAGGCCTGGCtcctccaacaacaacaacagcagcagcagcaggaggaggaggaggagcacgAGGCCGACggcgaggaggacgacgacgacgaagaggaggaagaggaggaggaagacgacgagGCGTGGAGGACGCGGCGGCCCCGCAGGGCCTCCCCCGAAGGCCGCCCCGAGTCCAAAGAACAGGCCGTGAGGAAGCGGGCGGTGCCCAGCcgcaaagaggaagaagatgaggaagaggaggaggaagaagacacCTAG
- the tmx1 gene encoding thioredoxin-related transmembrane protein 1 isoform X1: MKWAVCTQTHYYRSRFLVSLAVESATMFLSCRGPKHLSPICYLLLTVCLASLPVTEPKRDSLREVTDGNWEDILTGEWMIEFYAPWCPACQKLQPVWKEFADWGEDMGVNIAKVDVTEQPGLSGRFIITSLPTIYHCKDGVFRKYRGARTKDDFLSFVDEKKWSVVEPVCSWFAPSSFLMNSMSALFKLSMFIRRCHNYMTEQLGIPVWGSYVIFGLATLFSGLALGLLLVFIADFVFPSRRFSSDYYQKKQTGDQAWLLQQQQQQQQQEEEEEHEADGEEDDDDEEEEEEEEDDEAWRTRRPRRASPEGRPESKEQAVRKRAVPSRKEEEDEEEEEEEDT; this comes from the exons atgaagtgggCGGTTTGCACTCAAACGCATTATTACAGGAGTCGGTTTCTGGTTAGCTTAGCGGTCGAGAGCGCCACCATGTTTCTTTCGTGTCGGGGTCCAAAACACCTCTCGCCGATATGCTACCTCCTGCTAACCGTGTGCCTCGCGTCCTTGCCGGTTACCGAGCCCAAGCGGGACAGCCTCCGGGAAGTCACCGACGGCAACTGGGAGGACATTCTGACCGGAGAGTGGATGATTGAATT TTATGCGCCCTGGTGTCCGGCCTGCCAGAAGCTCCAACCCGTGTGGAAGGAGTTTGCTGATTGGGGGGAGGACATGGGGGTCAACATAGCCAAGGTGGACGTCACGGAGCAACCAG GTCTTAGTGGCAGATTCATCATTACGTCGCTTCCGACCATTTACCA TTGCAAAGATGGCGTCTTCCGCAAGTACCGGGGCGCACGCACCAAGGACGACTTCCTCAGCTTCGTGGACGAAAAGAAGTGGAGTGTGGTGGAGCCGGTCTGCTCATGGTTCGCACCCTCGTCTTTTCT AATGAATTCCATGTCTGCTCTCTTCAAGCTCTCCATGTTCATCCGG CGTTGCCATAACTACATGACGGAGCAACTgggcattcctgtgtggggcTCATACGTCATCTTCGGCCTGGCCACGCTCTTCTCCGGCCTCGCTCTGGGACTG CTGCTGGTGTTCATCGCCGACTTTGTTTTCCCGTCGCGACGATTCTCCTCGGACTACTATCAGA AGAAACAAACGGGGGACCAGGCCTGGCtcctccaacaacaacaacagcagcagcagcaggaggaggaggaggagcacgAGGCCGACggcgaggaggacgacgacgacgaagaggaggaagaggaggaggaagacgacgagGCGTGGAGGACGCGGCGGCCCCGCAGGGCCTCCCCCGAAGGCCGCCCCGAGTCCAAAGAACAGGCCGTGAGGAAGCGGGCGGTGCCCAGCcgcaaagaggaagaagatgaggaagaggaggaggaagaagacacCTAG
- the LOC127615097 gene encoding dynein regulatory complex subunit 4-like has product MASKGKGKGKGKGKGKGKKAEVNENTPLTEMSEEQLMERVTKITEELVRIQDEKNNFRLMRDQVKAFWEISKQKLQDVKDKLREGSIVRDEAKMRHRMKVAKYQQKVRHLESECHTNVSHLKLDGAGFSTINDNKRFEMEQGALNEIRSLQVDLSEKELYSQNHIEQLKFDHASKLVDIMVPHDWRKVELEAKHNAMILPMFEESEKRLEAEIYVLDTQMQIRLESLKKEHDGAFRQALKRSWEFYQAHMEEISLLEKQLTTLMCQGVVRQLSSIQKQPSCPQENLQQDKKKLQELQKQLEKHNEDKAQREASDGRLRILEEELEELSIKHSSLMEELERKELEHENLLRSHAAGLLDAQHRNGLRTRQLKLKLQAATETLEKLEKSLSAER; this is encoded by the coding sequence atggccagcaaagggaaaggaaaaggaaaaggcaaaggcaaaggcaaaggCAAGAAAGCAGAAGTCAATGAAAACACGCCCCTGACCGAAATGTCGGAAGAGCAGCTGATGGAGCGCGTCACCAAGATTACCGAGGAGCTGGTCCGCATCCAAGACGAGAAGAATAATTTCCGTCTCATGCGGGACCAGGTCAAAGCCTTCTGGGAGATCTCCAAGCAGAAGCTCCAAGACGTGAAGGACAAGCTCCGCGAGGGCAGCATCGTGCGTGACGAGGCCAAGATGCGCCACCGGATGAAGGTGGCCAAGTACCAGCAGAAAGTTCGGCACCTGGAGTCGGAGTGCCACACCAACGTTTCGCATTTGAAGCTCGACGGGGCCGGCTTCTCCACCATCAACGACAACAAGCGCTTCGAGATGGAGCAAGGGGCGCTGAATGAGATCCGAAGCCTGCAGGTGGACCTGAGCGAAAAAGAGCTCTACAGCCAAAACCACATCGAACAGCTCAAGTTCGATCACGCGTCCAAATTGGTGGACATCATGGTCCCGCACGACTGGAGGAAGGTGGAGCTGGAGGCCAAGCACAACGCCATGATCCTCCCCATGTTCGAGGAGTCCGAGAAAAGGCTGGAAGCCGAGATCTACGTCCTGGACACCCAAATGCAAATCCGTCTGGAGTCCTTGAAGAAAGAGCACGACGGCGCCTTCCGCCAGGCGCTCAAGCGAAGCTGGGAGTTCTACCAAGCGCACATGGAGGAGATTTCCCTCCTGGAGAAGCAGCTCACCACGCTGATGTGCCAGGGCGTGGTGCGGCAGCTGTCCTCCATCCAGAAGCAGCCGTCGTGCCCGCAGGAGAACCTCCAGCAGGACAAGAAAAAACTGCAGGAGCTCCAGAAGCAGCTGGAGAAGCACAATGAGGACAAGGCCCAGCGTGAGGCCAGCGACGGTCGCCTCCGGATCCTGGAGGAGGAACTGGAGGAGCTCTCCATCAAGCACAGCTCCCTTATGGAGGAGCTGGAGCGCAAGGAGCTGGAGCACGAAAATCTACTCCGGAGCCACGCCGCAGGTCTTCTGGACGCCCAGCACCGCAACGGGTTGAGGACGAGGCAGTTGAAGCTGAAGCTGCAAGCCGCTACCGAAACGCTGGAAAAGCTTGAAAAGAGTCTGAGTGCAGAACGCTGA
- the LOC127615103 gene encoding galectin-8-like, whose amino-acid sequence MKDDGDAQMGELVGGLQVGGGIAIRGRVKPNAKSFNVDLLMGNSSSSDVALSLNPRMNAKVFGRNSFLSGFWGVEERKLDKFPFAPGFYFEMKIHCGVDAFTVSVNCARLLEYKYRVDLDRITHVRVFGDLKLLFVQHGKV is encoded by the exons ATGAAAGATGATGGA GATGCTCAAATGGGGGAGCTGGTTGGAGGTCTCCAAGTGGGCGGTGGCATCGCCATCAGGGGGCGAGTCAAGCCAAATGCAAAAAG TTTTAATGTCGACCTTTTGATGGGCAATAGCAGCAGTAGCGACGTGGCACTGAGCCTGAACCCTCGCATGAATGCCAAGGTGTTTGGACGCAACTCCTTTCTGTCTGGTTTCTGGGGTGTGGAGGAGCGCAAGCTGGACAAGTTCCCCTTTGCACCTGGCTTCTACTTTGAG ATGAAAATCCACTGCGGCGTCGACGCGTTCACCGTGTCCGTCAACTGCGCCCGGCTCCTGGAGTACAAATACCGTGTCGACCTGGACCGGATCACCCATGTGAGAGTGTTTGGCGACTTGAAGCTGCTTTTCGTTCAACATGGCAAAGTTTGA